A region from the Desulfoglaeba alkanexedens ALDC genome encodes:
- a CDS encoding sigma-54 interaction domain-containing protein: MPEKIHALWNTRFLTQIIESMADGVFTLDTDGRITSWNPAMERICGYTAAEALGQTCRILGCSRCFGRDCPVDHNACGLLREGRAEDNECLLQHRDGHGVPVIKNARAVLDDAGKIIGAVETVTDLTELKKARQAADAALQRLEERFRFANIIGKSKGMQDVFDAIRAAAASRATVLIHGESGTGKELVAAAIHYNSDVAAQPLVTVNCSALSETLLESELFGHTRGAFTGAHRDRIGRFEEADGGTIFLDEIGELSPFIQVKLLRVLQEREIERVGDSRRRRIDIRVIAATHRDLYALVRQGTFREDLYYRLKVFPLWLPPLRERREDIPLLVNHFIGRQNQTTGKRIRGVTQAAMRHLLDYPWPGNVRELENAIEHAFVICRHEEIDTRDLPTEIRPGHRLPPLSATAGPPHHYRAARDLTRERLVELLHASGWNKAEAARRLGISRTAVWKYMKKWEIPLRGED, from the coding sequence ATGCCTGAAAAAATCCACGCCCTGTGGAACACCCGCTTTCTCACCCAGATCATCGAATCGATGGCCGACGGGGTCTTCACTCTGGACACCGACGGCCGCATCACCTCCTGGAATCCGGCCATGGAGCGCATCTGCGGCTACACGGCCGCCGAAGCGTTGGGGCAAACCTGCCGCATCCTGGGTTGCAGCCGCTGCTTCGGCCGGGACTGCCCGGTGGACCACAACGCCTGCGGCCTGCTGCGCGAGGGCCGGGCCGAGGACAACGAGTGCCTTCTCCAGCACCGCGACGGGCACGGCGTGCCGGTGATCAAGAACGCCCGTGCGGTGCTGGACGACGCGGGAAAAATTATCGGCGCGGTGGAAACCGTCACCGACCTCACCGAGCTCAAGAAAGCCCGCCAGGCGGCCGATGCCGCCCTCCAGCGGCTCGAGGAGCGTTTCCGTTTCGCCAACATCATCGGCAAGAGCAAAGGCATGCAGGACGTCTTCGACGCCATCCGGGCCGCCGCCGCCAGCCGGGCCACGGTCCTGATCCACGGCGAAAGCGGCACGGGCAAGGAGCTGGTGGCCGCGGCGATCCACTACAACAGCGACGTGGCGGCCCAACCGCTGGTGACGGTCAACTGCAGCGCCCTGTCGGAAACCCTCCTGGAAAGCGAGCTCTTCGGCCACACCCGCGGGGCCTTCACCGGAGCCCACCGCGACCGGATCGGACGCTTCGAGGAAGCCGACGGGGGGACGATCTTTCTGGACGAGATCGGCGAGCTCAGCCCCTTCATCCAGGTCAAGCTGCTGCGGGTGCTCCAGGAACGGGAGATCGAGCGCGTGGGCGATTCGCGGCGCCGCAGAATCGACATCCGGGTCATCGCCGCCACCCACCGCGACCTCTACGCCCTGGTGCGGCAGGGCACCTTCCGCGAGGACCTCTACTACCGGCTCAAGGTCTTTCCCCTCTGGCTCCCCCCCTTGCGCGAGCGGCGCGAGGATATTCCCCTGCTCGTCAACCACTTCATCGGCCGCCAGAACCAAACCACGGGCAAGCGGATCCGCGGCGTCACCCAGGCGGCCATGCGCCATCTGCTCGACTACCCCTGGCCGGGCAATGTGCGGGAGCTGGAGAACGCCATCGAACACGCCTTCGTCATCTGCCGCCACGAGGAAATCGACACCCGTGACCTGCCGACGGAAATCCGCCCGGGCCACCGGCTGCCGCCTCTTTCGGCGACGGCGGGGCCGCCGCACCACTACCGCGCCGCCCGGGATTTGACCCGCGAACGCCTGGTGGAGCTGCTTCATGCCAGCGGCTGGAACAAGGCCGAGGCGGCCCGGCGCCTGGGCATCAGCCGCACGGCGGTGTGGAAGTACATGAAGAAATGGGAGATTCCACTGCGGGGAGAAGACTGA
- a CDS encoding cytochrome c3 family protein, producing MTRREGKGAAAYRLGILWAVLFLCWVAGGRVDAAETPSPCLRSFFTKSLHFTGEGMRYWYEEAGGFMQITGIPYRDLDCKNCHVESCDQCHAKKRGEKLAFSESKAKDMNTCLPCHSREGLTFRFDSERDKLDVHVSSGMVCADCHYGSDVHGDGRPRTSMRDPKAVRATCGECHIDQERDAPYFDDQSVSHTVHQGKLDCAACHVQDTMACLNCHFDTFLKTGERAGNFIPVKDWVILMNCEGRVTSASAMTLVHEGRKFVAYAPYFTHSITPAGRSCEQCHNNESVRKMLAGETIQVLDFKDGHAASWKGVIPLIENRLQWVFLDKKDDGWEPIKGGEAPLVQYVAYGSPLTDEQLRKLAVKQAKDAIQP from the coding sequence ATGACGCGACGAGAAGGCAAGGGTGCGGCTGCGTATCGGCTTGGAATTCTTTGGGCTGTGCTTTTCCTCTGTTGGGTTGCGGGCGGCCGGGTCGACGCAGCCGAAACCCCTTCACCGTGTCTCCGGTCCTTTTTCACGAAAAGCCTTCATTTCACAGGTGAAGGTATGCGGTACTGGTACGAAGAAGCCGGGGGCTTCATGCAGATCACCGGCATTCCCTATCGAGACCTGGACTGCAAAAACTGCCACGTGGAAAGCTGCGATCAATGCCACGCCAAAAAACGGGGCGAAAAACTCGCCTTTTCCGAATCCAAGGCCAAGGACATGAACACGTGCCTTCCCTGTCACAGCCGTGAAGGACTCACTTTCCGCTTCGACAGCGAAAGAGACAAGCTGGATGTTCATGTCTCTTCCGGTATGGTCTGCGCCGATTGCCATTACGGAAGCGATGTCCACGGCGACGGGCGCCCCAGAACTTCCATGAGGGATCCCAAGGCCGTCCGGGCCACGTGCGGCGAATGCCACATCGATCAGGAAAGGGACGCACCCTATTTCGACGATCAGTCTGTGAGTCACACCGTTCACCAGGGGAAGCTGGATTGCGCGGCCTGCCATGTCCAGGACACCATGGCGTGCTTGAACTGCCACTTCGATACCTTCCTTAAAACCGGCGAACGGGCCGGCAATTTCATCCCGGTCAAAGACTGGGTGATCCTTATGAATTGCGAGGGTCGCGTCACCTCGGCAAGCGCCATGACGCTGGTCCATGAGGGCCGGAAGTTCGTCGCTTATGCCCCTTATTTTACGCATTCGATTACTCCTGCCGGACGAAGCTGCGAACAGTGCCATAACAACGAGTCCGTGAGGAAGATGCTCGCCGGCGAAACGATTCAAGTGCTGGATTTCAAAGACGGCCACGCGGCGTCATGGAAAGGCGTCATACCGCTTATCGAAAACCGACTCCAATGGGTTTTCTTGGACAAGAAAGACGACGGATGGGAACCCATAAAGGGCGGCGAGGCACCGCTCGTTCAGTATGTGGCCTATGGTTCGCCGCTCACCGATGAGCAGCTCAGAAAGCTCGCCGTGAAGCAAGCGAAAGACGCCATCCAGCCCTAG
- a CDS encoding FAD-dependent oxidoreductase, producing the protein MRDDLKVLVIGGVACGPKAASRLKRLMPHADVTLIERDDVVSYGACGLPYYVEGVFSDVAMLTETPVRVPRTPVFFETVKGIRVLTRTEAVAIDRNRKIVRVREGNTGTESELAYDKLVLATGARPFIPPVEGVDLEHVWTIRRLEDAVTLTEAIEKKGLKKAVLVGAGYIGIEMAEALVERGLEVTLVDMFDQVMPQFLDRDMALLVEKHLQPNGVKLVLGEKVTALEGDHGVLRRVRTEKQTLEADLAIIAVGVRPNDSLARDAKIQCAPQGGIVINSYCQTSDPDIYAGGDCVVNQYVHPIIGTPLFIPLGSTANKHGRVIANHIAGLPSPFPGVTSTGICRIFDITVGRTGLTEKLAQELNLDVETVIWSGPDRPHYIPEQRPMVIKMIACKRYRKLLGLQVVGPGDGAKRLDVAATAIFFGATLDQIGGIDLAYAPPYGPPIDPIATTAHVLLNKMNGLAHGISPLEAKRIMDDGADVVLLDVRTPDEFRETRLEDPRVVHIPLGALRKRLQELPKDKEILAFCKVSMRGYEAQRILNAAGYDRVRFIEGGLLAWPFA; encoded by the coding sequence ATGCGTGATGATTTGAAGGTGCTTGTGATCGGTGGTGTAGCGTGCGGGCCGAAGGCCGCTTCGAGGCTCAAGCGGCTCATGCCCCATGCGGATGTGACGCTCATCGAACGCGATGATGTGGTTTCTTATGGAGCCTGTGGCCTTCCCTATTATGTCGAAGGGGTCTTTTCCGACGTGGCCATGCTCACCGAAACTCCGGTGCGCGTCCCGAGAACGCCTGTATTCTTTGAGACCGTGAAGGGTATCCGGGTTCTCACTCGCACGGAAGCGGTGGCCATCGACCGTAATCGGAAGATCGTACGGGTCCGGGAAGGGAACACGGGCACGGAAAGCGAACTCGCTTACGATAAGCTGGTTCTGGCCACCGGTGCCCGCCCCTTCATCCCGCCTGTAGAGGGCGTAGACCTGGAACACGTTTGGACCATCCGGCGACTTGAAGACGCCGTGACTCTGACAGAGGCCATCGAAAAGAAAGGCCTCAAAAAGGCTGTCCTGGTGGGAGCCGGATACATCGGCATAGAAATGGCCGAGGCTTTGGTCGAACGCGGGCTCGAGGTGACCTTGGTGGACATGTTCGACCAGGTGATGCCCCAGTTCCTCGATCGCGATATGGCCCTGCTCGTGGAAAAGCATCTCCAACCCAACGGGGTCAAACTGGTGCTCGGCGAAAAGGTCACCGCCCTCGAGGGTGATCACGGCGTTCTCCGCAGGGTGCGGACGGAGAAGCAGACGTTGGAGGCGGATTTGGCGATTATCGCGGTAGGGGTTCGACCCAACGACAGTTTGGCTCGAGACGCCAAAATCCAGTGCGCACCACAAGGCGGTATCGTCATCAACAGCTATTGCCAGACAAGCGACCCCGACATCTACGCGGGCGGTGACTGCGTGGTGAATCAATACGTCCATCCCATTATCGGAACCCCTCTCTTCATCCCCTTGGGATCCACCGCCAACAAGCACGGCCGAGTCATCGCCAACCATATTGCGGGCCTACCGTCCCCCTTCCCCGGCGTAACCTCTACCGGCATTTGCCGCATTTTCGATATCACCGTCGGCCGAACAGGCCTTACCGAAAAACTGGCCCAGGAGCTGAACCTGGACGTAGAAACGGTCATCTGGTCCGGACCCGACCGACCACACTACATTCCGGAACAGCGCCCCATGGTCATAAAGATGATCGCCTGCAAGCGGTACCGGAAGCTTCTGGGGCTCCAGGTGGTCGGGCCCGGAGACGGTGCGAAACGACTGGATGTCGCGGCGACCGCCATCTTTTTCGGCGCCACATTGGACCAGATCGGAGGCATCGATCTGGCATATGCGCCCCCTTACGGGCCCCCGATCGACCCGATCGCCACCACCGCCCACGTCCTTCTGAACAAGATGAACGGCCTGGCCCACGGGATCTCGCCCCTGGAAGCCAAGCGGATCATGGACGACGGCGCGGATGTCGTACTGCTCGATGTGCGCACTCCCGACGAATTCCGGGAAACGCGGCTGGAAGACCCGCGGGTGGTTCACATCCCCTTGGGGGCGCTCCGGAAGCGTTTGCAGGAACTCCCGAAAGACAAGGAAATTCTGGCCTTCTGCAAAGTGAGCATGCGAGGTTACGAAGCGCAGCGGATTCTCAACGCGGCGGGCTACGACCGCGTCCGCTTCATTGAAGGCGGGCTGCTCGCGTGGCCTTTCGCCTGA
- a CDS encoding sigma-54 interaction domain-containing protein, translating to MEARDWSSFFELITETMNNGLLVIGRDGVIQRVNRATERLSGYSRSELVGSPCTVLDCDVCYWSRKHDGDGWCVLFSEGRFSMKRATIRKKDGSRVPVLKNAVILKDGKGEILGAVESVIDLSKLDKLDQRASEVPRLSNAGDTYCGMVGKSAVMRSLFEAIENVARSDAPVLIQGESGSGKELVARAIHQRSHRKDGPFLELNCAALNEAILESELFGHAKGAFTGAYRDRPGRFEAADGGDLFLDEIGDVPVSVQVKLLRVIESKRFERVGELRSRSADVRIISATHQPLESLVKAKRFREDFYFRIRVIPLYVPALRDRREDIPLLIDHFLRERHLRTGEALFGLSEEALDVCLSYDWPGNVRELQNALEYAAVTARSGVVRPEHLPSWVQGGEGTLVRPPKRSISCSELPEKQALLEALQRAGGNKTRAARLLGVNRNTVLNRMRKYGVDIRRSVVFPDRPAESTHLKT from the coding sequence GTGGAAGCTCGGGATTGGAGTTCGTTTTTTGAACTGATCACGGAAACCATGAACAATGGGCTGCTGGTGATCGGCCGCGACGGAGTCATTCAGCGGGTGAACCGGGCGACCGAGCGGCTTTCGGGGTATTCGCGGTCGGAATTGGTGGGTTCTCCGTGTACCGTCTTGGACTGCGATGTCTGCTATTGGTCGCGCAAGCACGACGGTGACGGATGGTGTGTGCTCTTTTCCGAAGGACGATTCAGCATGAAGCGGGCGACCATCCGAAAAAAGGACGGCTCCCGGGTCCCTGTCCTGAAAAACGCCGTTATCCTCAAAGATGGGAAGGGTGAAATCTTGGGCGCCGTAGAATCCGTCATCGACCTTTCCAAACTGGACAAGCTCGACCAGCGCGCCAGCGAAGTGCCCCGGCTCAGCAACGCCGGCGATACTTACTGCGGGATGGTCGGAAAAAGCGCCGTGATGCGTTCGCTTTTCGAGGCAATCGAAAACGTCGCCCGCAGCGATGCCCCCGTCTTGATCCAGGGTGAAAGTGGGAGCGGTAAGGAGTTGGTGGCTCGAGCCATTCACCAGCGCAGTCACCGTAAAGACGGACCCTTCCTCGAACTCAATTGCGCCGCGCTCAACGAAGCCATTTTGGAAAGTGAGTTGTTCGGGCACGCCAAGGGTGCCTTCACCGGCGCTTACCGCGACCGTCCCGGTCGCTTCGAAGCGGCCGACGGCGGCGATCTTTTCCTGGACGAAATCGGAGATGTTCCTGTTTCAGTCCAGGTAAAACTTCTGCGGGTGATCGAAAGCAAGCGTTTCGAACGGGTCGGTGAGCTTCGATCGCGATCGGCGGACGTGCGGATCATTTCCGCCACCCACCAGCCGCTCGAATCGCTCGTGAAGGCCAAACGCTTCAGAGAAGACTTCTATTTTCGAATCAGGGTCATCCCGCTTTACGTCCCGGCGCTTCGCGACCGTCGTGAGGACATCCCGCTGCTGATCGACCATTTTTTGCGGGAACGGCATCTTCGAACGGGCGAGGCGCTGTTCGGCTTGAGCGAGGAAGCCTTGGATGTGTGCCTGAGCTACGATTGGCCGGGGAACGTGAGGGAACTTCAAAATGCCCTTGAATACGCCGCCGTGACGGCTCGGTCTGGAGTGGTCCGGCCGGAGCATCTGCCCAGCTGGGTTCAAGGCGGAGAGGGAACATTGGTGAGGCCGCCCAAGAGATCGATCTCTTGCTCGGAACTTCCGGAAAAACAAGCGTTGCTCGAAGCGCTTCAACGTGCCGGCGGCAACAAGACCCGTGCTGCCAGACTGCTCGGAGTCAACCGGAATACCGTGCTCAACCGAATGCGGAAATACGGGGTTGACATTCGCCGATCCGTCGTCTTTCCCGATAGGCCAGCGGAATCGACGCACCTGAAAACTTAG